A portion of the candidate division KSB1 bacterium genome contains these proteins:
- a CDS encoding DUF2281 domain-containing protein has translation MSATAAIKNEIHNLIDELPENKLIVVYDFISYLMEKSLTDEDFLSMKEKHRILNNIREACRDIIEQEAGIQSQETLEEFINEFSNRSN, from the coding sequence ATGTCCGCAACAGCTGCCATTAAAAATGAGATCCACAATTTGATTGATGAATTACCAGAGAACAAGCTAATCGTAGTATACGATTTTATAAGCTACCTTATGGAAAAAAGTCTAACAGACGAAGATTTTTTATCGATGAAGGAAAAGCATCGCATTTTGAATAATATTCGTGAAGCCTGCCGTGATATCATAGAACAAGAAGCTGGAATTCAGTCCCAAGAGACATTAGAGGAATTCATTAATGAGTTTTCGAATCGTTCCAACTAA